The DNA sequence ATTCTCTGTAAATGGATTGTTTAGGGTCGCAGTGgtttcttgccttgtgcccaaatATTCAGGGTTGGCTCTGGACCAATTAATGTACAGGATGTCTCAAAATTAAGGAAAGTAAGAGTAAGTAAAAGTACAGGGCAAAGACCTAAATATTATCTAGTtaggagtgttttttttatgtttctagGTAGGTATTCAGTACATTGCACAATTCACCGCATTATTTCATACTCCAGTCAACACTCTCTACTTACTATTATTGGCCACAGTCATGCTGATGAAAGAGCAAATGGGCTGTGCCAGCTCTGGCTTATGTACCGATACCTGCAGCAACCATACTTTTACCAGAGGGAACACACACGTGCACATCTGCTGGTTCtcctctgaaaataaataaataaataaataaataaaaaagatgcATGTGTGTTGGATACTGTCGTTTGTGCtgtaatacatatattttttattttttctggttTAATTGTATATGCTTATGAAAGTAAGACAGTTACTGAACCTCAATCTACtgcacttttttgttttttaagtttcCATTACGTCAGAACCTGgtgcagtctgtgtgtgtttgtaccatTCTGAGGGTTGTTGACACAGCCACAAAGAGCACTGGACACTGCAgtccacagcagcagcagctcattAGGCCCTccagacactggaaaactaTCCCTGacaacagagacaacacactaactcagcactctaaatgtgtttatatgagTCACACTGATCAagacattttcaatatttagtCAGCAGGCTGTCAGGTTAGAAATACATGTCTATCTCACATATATACAAGAATCTCAAACCCGGCATGGTTATTTAAAGGGTACTCTGCACCAATTTGCCTCTCAACACTGTAGTCTTGAGAGTAAGATTTTCTTATTTAAAGACCAGTGTAATGgttgagggtggcacggtggcgcagcaggtagtgttgcagtcacacagctccagggacctggaggttgtgggttcgattcccgctccgggtgactgtctgtgaggagctgatgtgttctccccgcgtccaagtgggttttctccgggggctccgtaggtgtgaatgtgtgagtgtgtgtgttgccctgtgaaggactggtgccccctccagggtgtatttctgccttgtgcccaatgattccaggtaggctctggacccaccgcgaccatgaactgcataagggttacagataatgaatgaatgtaatggtTGACGATGCAAGAGACTAGGATGCATTTTCATAAGTTCACCCATAGCAGCTCTCCACAGGGAACCCACTATTGAACACCACACAAAGAAACACTGACAATATATACACAAGCAAGACCTATGAAGGACAGAACACATTAAACATCAAAGTACACATGGATCAAACGTATCAAAAGTCTAATATCagtcttcttttatttttatctgattTTTCTCATAAATCATACGAATTCTACCATGATAACTACAATTCCTTCAATTACACGAATTACTACCAACACAGAAGCCTTTAAAACAAATAGCCCTCTGTAATATGCGGCATTTAATCTTCAGTACAGAGCCATTGCTTTCATACACAATCTTTACAGCTATCATACAGCTCTGCTACACTAACCTGGAAAAGTTTAGAACATAGTCAACTTCATCTAACTCCTTATTTGAaataagggagagagagagagtgagagagagagagagagagagagagagagagagagagagagagagagagagagagagagagagcaaatcaACTAAAATTTGTGTACCTGAATAATGTGAGTAAAATATCAATGCATCCGGACCCTTTTGCAAGGGTCTGTCCCCGCTCTAAAACAGAAATGCAAGTAAATTTAAAGCAATTATTTCTGCGTAACAgaatattttcacaaatttcAGAGATTAATAATGACTAATAATATCTCCTGATCTTGTGAATTATTTGAAGTCTGCTGTGCAAACTCAAATGCAGTAGCATGCAAAAAACAAAGTCCATCTATGGATAATTACCTCTCATCCTGTCTAATTACAAGATCAATATCTGTTTGAAATGTTGAAATGTCCCATATTATGTGACCTGGTATGATGCAACTGTTAGCAAGCCTTACTGTTGTTGGAAACCAGTACACAGAGCATATATACTGCCACTCTCTTCTGTTTGTGGGGCACTTTGTTTTTCATGGACGCTGCCAAATCACAGAATGTCTCCTCTCGACAGAGGTCCTGTTTACAGTTCTCTAAAAAGACAGAGGCAATCTGTTCTTAACTCTATTTCTGAAGACTTGTTTGTATTAGAAGTGTAttctacattttaaaacttttattattaacagTTAATTTATCAGTTCCGATCCTAATCTGTTTTGTcaccaaaatattaaatatacctATCTCTGTTAAATGGAATCATGTGGTTTAAATAGacaatcaaaaacacacaccattAAACTCAGCCAAGGAACCAAGCGTGAAAAGAGCTGTTTCTTTAACCTCAGAATTATTGGTCCACCTGGAGAGGTTGTTGATGAATGTCACACCTCCAATCTCTTTGAGAAACTCCACATTTTGCTCTAATGACAGCAAATGAAATACTACATAAAACAGATGCTCTGTGTCACATTATGTGTAATACAATCTGTCACTGTGAATATGCTGTGTAACCGACCGTTCTGTTGGCAAATTGAAACAATAGTAAGTAAAGCTTGTTTTTGTGAGTCTGGGCATTCCATCTGGTACTTCAGACACTCAAGTAGTAACTGGAGATCAGTCTTGACTGCTGAAAAGTAATGTAGGTTTAAGGAAGCACAGTGACATATTTATTTTCTAGATGATAATACAAAGACCTCAAAAAGCTTAATAATAACAGTTACTGTTTTACCAGAAATTTTCAAATTATACCTATGGTTTGCCTTGTTACTAGTTAAATGTTTCAGGATGTTCACGCAATTCTTtaacaaatattaatttaaaattccTCCCTCCACTTAAAATATCCCAAGTAGAATGCACCATCATTGTTCCCTTTCCTTTGGGAATATGTGACCACAACATACTTTTACAAAAAGATCAATAAGCTGTgcatgtaaaagtaaataaatcataGCCAGGTAACCAACACAGTTTTTGAAATGACTGACTCACCATGTAACATTTTTGAACAGGAACTGTACTTATTTCCTTCTTCTATGACACCTGTAGAGACAAGTATCACATTAATGTTAGATATTAATACATTCTGTAGACCTAAGTGTCGCAAGATTTGATTAGTTTATCATAGTGCactttggggttttttttgttgttttttttaccatcTGAGTGAAATTATATTATACTAACAGGATCTTGTTCCTTGACAATATTTTTAAGGCATTGTTCGATGAATTAAACAAGGTTTTGGCCCCTGTCAGTATTTGAAATTAATTACAGATATGTAATGTAAAGGATTTGACTCTGTGTTAgagtggatttttaaatgtgccTTTAGGTTCTTGGACACAACAGCCCTGTCAAAGGGAGTCTTGTATTcctgagaaaatgaaaaaatgtatgGTTCAGTACCCAAACCATTTTAAAGACACCTCTgcagtgaaaatcaagtttCCTGCCTCTGTATCGCTACATGTCCATGTAATGTTTTTACATGTTAGAAATCATATGACATTCTAGCGCTATGAAGTTGGAGCTAGCCTAGAAGCTAACATTACAGCACATGCCAAACATAAGAAATTTTACAAATTAACCCAACCTAAGATTTCAGGAAACAGTCAGCTACAGACGTAGTTAAATGTCAAGTTGGCTATAACCCGTGTTCAACATTTCAGCCAGGATaataaaagtttttaaaacagTTCAGTCACAATCAAACACTGTCTTGCAGAAAACAGATTCAGCCCTCAGAATACCGTTAGTGACGTCAGCGTTACACGAACACATATGTTCCAACCAAACCGTTCACATAACGCCTGAATTTTTTTCGACTTTAAAACGTAAATTACTAGGCAAAAAGGATAAACGCGTAAAAAAGCTACAGCTCTCTGGTGATTTCGTATTACCTGAGTGCATTACTATAGCACGCAATTAAGGCGCTCCATAAACGTTGCCCTTTTAGCTTGTACTTATAAAATCGGCTTAGATAGACTTCATTTCCCGACGTGCACTTAGGTAGGCACGTCACTGAGTGCGCACGCGCACTTGGAGCGAGAAGCCCATAAACTGACGAGAGGGCGACGTTTCCGAATAGAAACAATTTGGAGCAGAGCCGAACACGTCCATTGATTTGACAGGTGTTATGTGTCCTTCTCGTACTTACTctgtttttaccttttttattGGAAGAGGAAACGAAATGGTGTGTGCAACATAGCAGATCGCAACACTGTTTGAATTGGAAAGTGCAGGGTAAGTGTACCAGCTGTAGCTGCTAGCGTAGCATGATAAACTGTAAACCAAATCTGAAACAGTCACTGGGTTTAATTTATAACTACTTCTAGACGTTCACGTTAGTGACTGATTAAACAGCctgaatatcatgaaaataaTACAGTAGAATTCATTAGCATTTCTCATACGTGCCAAAACACAGAGAACGTGTATGAAGTTAATTAAAcctatttaattatatttctgACAAAATTGACAGTAAAGGCAGGGGTCAAAATTATGACGCCTACATACAAATACAATAATACTTACATAAATCTAGGTAAGCATATTATAGTAGTAAACAGTGTACTATTATCATCACGGCCATTCACTGCCACAGTGACACACTATTCTTGGTGTAAGACACAAAATAATCATCACACAGGTTCCTGCataagttgtttttttaaaagactTGCCTCTGTGTCTTCCTCCTCCCTGCCCCTAACCGGGTTAAAAGAGTCTCAGTTAATAATTGTTGTAAGAGAATAATAATTaatggtgtgtgtatatttttcttttcagaacTTCCAGATGTAGAAGCTCTAATATTGCATTCTGTAAACATCCACTGATGTCATCTAACATGTGCACTAGGCTCTTGTGTCATGTTGGTAGTGGGCGAATGACTGTCTGTTTCTCAGCTGGCTGGCATGCTCTTCCTTCCTCATCCTACTGTTCTAAAATCTTGCTCTCCCAGACCAGGACCTGCTCCTCTCATGGTAGGAGGTCAGATGGTGACTTGAACCAAGGCAGAGTACAAGGACTCTCTTCTCCTGCACGTGAACTAGACTTCCAGCTGAGCAGACTGCAGATTGATGGAATGCTCCGTTCTAATGAGCAATCTGTGCGCATCCCAGAATTTGACAGGCGTGGAGGTCCAAGCCCAGTGCTGAAGTTTGAGAGTAATCAGCTTTCTGCCAATTCTCCACTAGAGGATAGACGCAGCACTGCCACTTGCTTGCAGACAAGGGGCATGTTATTTGGTGTGTTCGATGGTCATGGTGGTCATGCATGTGCTCAGGTTGTTAGTGAACGACTGCCTTATTATGTAGCTGTGGCAATGATGTCAGAATCTAGCCTGGAAGACCTGGAGGCTGCCATGGAGACCCTACGCCCTGTGCCTCCAATCCTACAATGGTATAAACACCACAATGACTACAACTACCGTGAATCTGCTGCTCTATATGTCAATCACTTGCGTGTTTACTGGCAGGAGCTGCTTGCCAGTGAGGAGCATGGAGATGGAATGAGTCCTGGAGAAGCCTTTACGTATGCTTTCCAGCGCCTGGACACAGACCTCTCCCTGGAGGCTCAGGTTCCTCTGGCAAGTGATCTTATGCGCAACACAGCTGTCCAGGCTGCTTTTGCAGGCTGCACAGCTTGTGTTGTTCATGTGGGGCCTGAGGGGTTAGTTGTGGCAAATGCTGGTGACTGCCGTGCTGTGTTAGGTGTGCAGGAAAGTGATGGGAATTGGAGTGCTCTGCCTCTTACACATGACCACAATGCTACCAACACTTCTGAAGTAGAGCGAGTACGTTCACAGCACCCACCATGTGAGCACCAAACTGTCATTATTGACGATCGGCTACTGGGGGTGCTGATGCCTTTGCGTGCATTTGGGGACGTTCGCTTTAAGTGGAGTCGTGAGCTGCAACAGAGTGTGCTGGAGAATGGGGGCTGTGACTTGGAAGCACttaatatttatcaatattcTCCACCCAACTACCTCACCCCTCCTTACTTGGAGGCCACACCAGAGGTTACCTATCACCGACTGCGGCCACAGGACCGTTTCTTGATCTTGGCTTCAGATGGTTTGTGGGATGAACTGGACAATGAGGAGGCGGTCAGACTGGTGGCAGAGCACTTAACGGGAATTCACTTACAGGCACCAGTCTCTGCAAGCCAGAGGCAACTCAGTCTGGGACAGATGCACCAGTTGTTGCTACGGCGACGAGCCCGTGCTACACCAGTCCTTGACTTAAACGCATCCACTCATCTGATTCGCCATGCTCTTGGTATAAACGAGTATGGAGAGATGGACCAAGAAAGGCTAGCAGCCATGCTCTCACTGCCAGATGACCTGGCACGTATGTATCGTGATGACATTACTGTCACTGTGGTTTATTTTAACTCTAACCTGAACAAACCACCCCGAATTAAGTAGCACTGTTATGAGGTCCACTAATTTAAGATAATCATTAATCGTGTCAGTTCATTCACTTGGTAGGTGATGATGACATtggttaaaggtgctgtatatgATTCTGGAAAATTAATTCTGTAGCTGGGTACATGGTCCCCTCTTTTCAGTGCTCCtaaagaaggtgtgtgtgtgtgtgtgcgccattTTGTTTTCAATTTCTATACCCAAGGCTGAGTATGAACAACAGACCAGAGAGCAAGTTAACAATGAGTAAATAATTACTGAATTGTACAGTGTACTAAATTGAAATTGTATACATCACCTTTAATTAGTGTCTCTGGAAATATAAGAATATTTTCTATAACTGGATTTACTATATTGTATTCAGTGTTTGTCTATGGTCTGAGCATATTTTTCTGTTGTGATCGGTTGTAGTTTAATCACATTCAACCATGGTACATGCCGTGTCTATGTTCAACCAAATATTGttctttttcaaatatattcCTTACATGAACTATGACTGAAAACGGTCTGAATTAGCCCCAGAAATCAGATGTCACTTATATTTGTTCCATTCTTGTGTATATCCCCTATCCCTAATAgacacttttgtgtgt is a window from the Hoplias malabaricus isolate fHopMal1 chromosome 11, fHopMal1.hap1, whole genome shotgun sequence genome containing:
- the pdp2 gene encoding pyruvate dehydrogenase [acetyl-transferring]-phosphatase 2, mitochondrial isoform X1; the protein is MSSNMCTRLLCHVGSGRMTVCFSAGWHALPSSSYCSKILLSQTRTCSSHGRRSDGDLNQGRVQGLSSPARELDFQLSRLQIDGMLRSNEQSVRIPEFDRRGGPSPVLKFESNQLSANSPLEDRRSTATCLQTRGMLFGVFDGHGGHACAQVVSERLPYYVAVAMMSESSLEDLEAAMETLRPVPPILQWYKHHNDYNYRESAALYVNHLRVYWQELLASEEHGDGMSPGEAFTYAFQRLDTDLSLEAQVPLASDLMRNTAVQAAFAGCTACVVHVGPEGLVVANAGDCRAVLGVQESDGNWSALPLTHDHNATNTSEVERVRSQHPPCEHQTVIIDDRLLGVLMPLRAFGDVRFKWSRELQQSVLENGGCDLEALNIYQYSPPNYLTPPYLEATPEVTYHRLRPQDRFLILASDGLWDELDNEEAVRLVAEHLTGIHLQAPVSASQRQLSLGQMHQLLLRRRARATPVLDLNASTHLIRHALGINEYGEMDQERLAAMLSLPDDLARMYRDDITVTVVYFNSNLNKPPRIK
- the pdp2 gene encoding pyruvate dehydrogenase [acetyl-transferring]-phosphatase 2, mitochondrial isoform X2 encodes the protein MLRSNEQSVRIPEFDRRGGPSPVLKFESNQLSANSPLEDRRSTATCLQTRGMLFGVFDGHGGHACAQVVSERLPYYVAVAMMSESSLEDLEAAMETLRPVPPILQWYKHHNDYNYRESAALYVNHLRVYWQELLASEEHGDGMSPGEAFTYAFQRLDTDLSLEAQVPLASDLMRNTAVQAAFAGCTACVVHVGPEGLVVANAGDCRAVLGVQESDGNWSALPLTHDHNATNTSEVERVRSQHPPCEHQTVIIDDRLLGVLMPLRAFGDVRFKWSRELQQSVLENGGCDLEALNIYQYSPPNYLTPPYLEATPEVTYHRLRPQDRFLILASDGLWDELDNEEAVRLVAEHLTGIHLQAPVSASQRQLSLGQMHQLLLRRRARATPVLDLNASTHLIRHALGINEYGEMDQERLAAMLSLPDDLARMYRDDITVTVVYFNSNLNKPPRIK